CCTAGAGAATCCGCCCGCAATTCGCAAGCGCGCTGGTTGATAATTTACCTATGCAGGACGCGGGCTAAACTTGCCCGTCCGCCAGCCGCGCCGGAATCAGGCCGCGCAGCGAATTGCCGATGAAGAAACCGTCCGCAAGGTCGGCGGTACGCAGGTGCGATTCGACCGCGCGCCCCTTTTCGATCAGCTCGCCGCGCAGCACGCCCGGCAGCAGGCCGAGCGCCAGCGGCGGGGTGAGCAGCAAGCCGTCGCGCTCGACGAAGACGTTGCTCCAGCTCCCCTCGGTGACGAAACCCGGCTCGTCGACGAAGATCACCTCGGCGGTGCCGCTCTCGTGCCGCGCCGCGTCATAGGCGGCGCGCAGGCTCGTCTTGTGGGCAAGGCGAAAATCGTCGGCGGTCATCGGCGACGGCCGCACCGCAACGGGCACGGGCAGTTCGGCGAGCCGCGGCAGTGGCGACACCTCGACCGCCAGCGCTCCCGACGGCGCCAGCCGCATCCGCACCCGCGCCGCGCTGCGCAACCGGAAGGTCGCCGATTGCAGGCTGTTGCGGGCGCCGTGCCGGTCGAAAGCGAAACCGAGCGCATCGGCGCTCGCCTTCATCCGCGCGAGATGCCCCTCGAGCCGCTGGACACCGTCGACCGGATCGAAAAGCATGGTTTCCAGAAGATCGAAGCTTTCGCCCGCCCTGCTCACAAATTCCCCCTTGGCCAGACATTCGCGCCATTCCTCGCCCGGCACGCTGTCGGCGACAATTCCCGATCCCAATCCCAGGGTGGCCCGATTTGCGCCATCCCGCAAGCCATTGTGTGGAAAGACCAATGTCCGGATGGCGACATTGAACGCCGCATCGCCCCCGGGTTCGATGAAACCGATCGATCCCGTATAGAGCCCGCGCGGATCCGCCTCCAGCTCGTCGATGATCTCCATCGCGCGCACCTTGGGTGCGCCGGTGATCGATCCGCAGGGAAAAGCGGCGCGGAGCACGTCGACCGCGCCTGTGCCTTCGGGGAGCCGCGCCGCGACGTCGGACACCAGCTGGTGGATCGTCGGAAAGCTCTCGACGCGAAAGAGATCGGGGACCGCGACCGATCCCGGCGCGGCGACGCGCGACAGGTCGTTGCGGATCAGGTCGACGATCATCAGATTTTCGGCGCGCTGCTTGGGATCGCCCGCGAGTTCGGCCGCGGCCCGCGCATCGGCGTCGGGATCGGCGAGCCGCGCCGCCGTGCCCTTCATCGGCCGCGCCATCACCTCGCCGCCGCGCAGCGCGAAGAAAAGCTCGGGCGAATGCGAGACGATCGCCTGGTTGCCGGTCCAGAGAACCCCGCCATAGCCGGCGCGCGCCGTCCGCCGCAGCCGCGCGTGGATGGCCAGCGGATTGCCGGCAACGGGAACGTCGGCGCGAAAGGTCAGATTCGCCTGATAGATGTCGCCGGCACGGATAAGGTCGAGCACGCGGCGAACCGCCGCCTCATAATCGGCGCGCGCGATCCGCGGCGCCGCCTTGCCGACCCACGCGCCGGCGGGATCAGGAAGCAGCGCAGGAATGGCGTCAGCGTCGATCCGCTCGACCCGTTCGAACAGGCCGAACCAGCCGAGCGGCGTTGCGCCCCCGGTGCTATCGCGTGCCGGCCCGCGCCATGCCGGCGCCAGCCCCTTGCCCGCTTCATAGGCCAGATAGCCCGCCGCATAGAGCCCGCGCCGCTGCGCCGTTTCGAGCGCCGCGAGGAGATCGCCGATTTCGGACGCCTGCCGGGCGGTCAATATCTCGACCGGATCGCGGAACAGCCGCGCCGGCACCGCGCCCACGGCCCGCGCGTCGTCGAGCAGGACGAAGGGCGGGCAATCGGGCCCGGGCGGGGATTGCAATAGGTCGATCATCGCCTGCCGCGCGTTTCCCGCCGATCCGCGGATCAGCGCTCGCGTTTCACGCGAATGCGCTTCTGCCCGCCGATCTCGGCGAAATAGCTGCCCATCACGCCGGGATAGATCGCCACCTTGTCGCCCGTTTTCGGGTCGCGCGGCAGGATCGTCTGGTCGGTCTGCGCCCAGACGGCCCCGTCCTCGATCTCGAAGCGGATCTTGTCGTAATCATAGCGGCGCGCCCAGGCGACGGTGGTTTCGAGGCGCTGGATCTGTTCCTTGTCGTCGTCGCCGCCGCCGAAGAAGGGCAGGTCGCGCAGCGTGAAACCGAACAGGCCGCGCCGCGCCTTTTGCGCCGATGCGCGGTCGAAGAAATTGACGTCGCGCGCGACCTCGGCCTGTTGCAGCGCCGCGACCTGCCGGTCGAAACATGCCAAGCGCGCCGCGGTGTCGGCGATGGCGCGGCAGTCATAGACTTGCTGGACCTGCG
The Sphingopyxis macrogoltabida genome window above contains:
- the pabB gene encoding aminodeoxychorismate synthase component I, whose protein sequence is MIDLLQSPPGPDCPPFVLLDDARAVGAVPARLFRDPVEILTARQASEIGDLLAALETAQRRGLYAAGYLAYEAGKGLAPAWRGPARDSTGGATPLGWFGLFERVERIDADAIPALLPDPAGAWVGKAAPRIARADYEAAVRRVLDLIRAGDIYQANLTFRADVPVAGNPLAIHARLRRTARAGYGGVLWTGNQAIVSHSPELFFALRGGEVMARPMKGTAARLADPDADARAAAELAGDPKQRAENLMIVDLIRNDLSRVAAPGSVAVPDLFRVESFPTIHQLVSDVAARLPEGTGAVDVLRAAFPCGSITGAPKVRAMEIIDELEADPRGLYTGSIGFIEPGGDAAFNVAIRTLVFPHNGLRDGANRATLGLGSGIVADSVPGEEWRECLAKGEFVSRAGESFDLLETMLFDPVDGVQRLEGHLARMKASADALGFAFDRHGARNSLQSATFRLRSAARVRMRLAPSGALAVEVSPLPRLAELPVPVAVRPSPMTADDFRLAHKTSLRAAYDAARHESGTAEVIFVDEPGFVTEGSWSNVFVERDGLLLTPPLALGLLPGVLRGELIEKGRAVESHLRTADLADGFFIGNSLRGLIPARLADGQV